ATCCTGGAAGAGAAGTAATTTGTTCGTTCCGGATATTGCCATTTCAGCGAAGTGATGGCCAAGTTGGAGAAGTAAGTCATAGTGAAGGGCATATTCCTGTAGCCCTTACTTTGTCGCAGGATCTTTACCTTAATGAAACCATCATAAGTCTTTCTCACAGAGCTTCTCCCAAAACCGACTGAAAGCCAGTCCGTAAATCCGTAATCGAAACCGAAACGGATATTGGCCTGGTCAAGACCGAAGAATTCGTAAGCGCCGGAATTGAGTCTGCCAAAATGGTGTGATATGATGAAATTCAAAGCGCCTTTTGGCGGAAGTTCGATCGTTTGACCGTTAATCAGACTCGTTGCTTTAAAGGTAGCATAAGTATATTCAGTTTTTTTCGACTCATCTTCATTGAGAAGATCCATCAGATCCTGGGCGACAACCCTGGAACCGAGCAGTATGAAAAGCAGTGCAAAAAGCCTGATCTGTTTTTTCATTTCTAATAGGGGTTAAAAGTGAATTCAGGAGATGTTACCGGCTTCCGACAATAGATCCGTTTTCCATGATAACATCCGTGCCGTTATAACCGGTGCAAAGACCTTTGATCTTGACATTCTTGAAAGGGTTGATGCCTTTAGCAGCCTGGTGAAAGGCCGGGAGCATAGTGACCCTGATGCCTTCATCACCAAAATCGCCCTTTCGAAATGCGAAGACCACGATCACAAGGTTGTCGACTGTTTCCACCCGCATGATGCTTCCCTCGACCTCGATGACTTTCCCGGTATATTTCGGATCAGCGATTTCTTTATTCATGGAATAATCTGTCCATAACCGCTTGGCAGCGATAGAGAGATCGGCTTTCTCTTTTACATAGTCGGGATGAGGTTTGTTGTAAACGTATTTGTAAACAATGAAAGCTGCTGCACCTGCCAGGATTATCAGCACTAATGCTATTAAACCGATTTTTTTCATAACTAAATTGTTAGATTGTCAAATTGTTCTATTGTCAAATTGTTCTATTGTTAAATTATTATTCCCGAACTTAAACCTAGAACCTTGAGCCCCCTCTAAAAAGGGACATTTATTAAAAATGAAAAAATACTGATTATCGATAAAAATATGACTTTGGAAGATTGCAAATTCAAATTTGGTTGAAAATTGATTTGTAAAGAAAAATAA
This is a stretch of genomic DNA from Bacteroidales bacterium. It encodes these proteins:
- a CDS encoding DUF5777 family beta-barrel protein: MKKQIRLFALLFILLGSRVVAQDLMDLLNEDESKKTEYTYATFKATSLINGQTIELPPKGALNFIISHHFGRLNSGAYEFFGLDQANIRFGFDYGFTDWLSVGFGRSSVRKTYDGFIKVKILRQSKGYRNMPFTMTYFSNLAITSLKWQYPERTNYFSSRMEYVHQILIARKFGSRLSFQLMPTFIHRNLVPTIYDQNDVWAVGMGGRIKLTKRLAITGESYFLMPGQTQEEFYNTLSFGIDLETGGHIFQIYLTNSQGLIEEQFIPGTTGNWLNGDIHIGFNIHRTFQVVKGKK
- a CDS encoding OB-fold putative lipoprotein, whose protein sequence is MKKIGLIALVLIILAGAAAFIVYKYVYNKPHPDYVKEKADLSIAAKRLWTDYSMNKEIADPKYTGKVIEVEGSIMRVETVDNLVIVVFAFRKGDFGDEGIRVTMLPAFHQAAKGINPFKNVKIKGLCTGYNGTDVIMENGSIVGSR